The Granulicella sibirica genome has a segment encoding these proteins:
- a CDS encoding c-type cytochrome: MTFFRGTNLRKSFLALATPVALSAAIVAFGHAQNATPAAAARPRSTVGSQGPLPVHEVFTKASIDSGGTLFQQNCAFCHGKDAGGGESGPDLTRSKLVTSDKNGEAIGAVIKSGRVEKGMPRFTLPDTDVMNLVAFVHSQQDKAMSQTGVRKGVDVSDLQTGNVEAGKAYFNGAGTCSTCHSPTGNLAGIASKYEGLKLEEQMLYPSDAKAKVTVTTSARKTLTGQLSYIDEFTVGLTDSDGIYHSWPTDNVRYKVDAPFKAHVALFDKYTDADIHNLMAYLQTLR; the protein is encoded by the coding sequence ATGACCTTTTTTCGCGGAACGAATCTTCGTAAATCTTTCCTGGCGCTGGCTACGCCCGTGGCTCTGTCCGCCGCCATCGTAGCCTTCGGCCACGCACAAAATGCGACCCCGGCAGCGGCCGCCCGCCCGCGCTCGACCGTGGGCTCGCAGGGCCCTCTGCCCGTCCACGAGGTCTTCACCAAGGCCTCGATCGACAGTGGCGGAACTCTCTTTCAACAAAACTGCGCCTTCTGCCACGGCAAGGACGCGGGCGGCGGTGAGAGCGGCCCCGACCTCACCCGGTCCAAGCTCGTCACCTCGGATAAAAACGGCGAGGCGATCGGCGCGGTGATCAAGAGTGGGCGCGTCGAAAAAGGAATGCCGCGCTTCACCCTGCCGGATACGGACGTGATGAACCTCGTGGCGTTCGTCCACTCGCAGCAGGATAAGGCGATGTCACAGACCGGCGTTCGCAAGGGAGTCGATGTCTCCGACCTGCAGACGGGCAACGTTGAGGCTGGCAAAGCCTACTTCAACGGCGCGGGAACGTGCTCTACCTGCCACTCGCCGACGGGTAATCTCGCCGGGATCGCGAGCAAGTACGAAGGGCTAAAGCTCGAAGAGCAGATGCTCTACCCGTCGGACGCCAAGGCGAAGGTGACGGTGACCACATCCGCCCGTAAGACCCTGACCGGGCAGCTCTCCTACATCGACGAGTTCACCGTCGGACTCACGGATTCGGATGGCATCTATCACTCGTGGCCAACGGATAACGTCAGGTACAAGGTCGACGCCCCCTTCAAAGCACACGTCGCGCTCTTCGATAAGTACACCGACGCGGATATTCATAACCTGATGGCGTACCTGCAGACACTGCGCTAA
- the alaC gene encoding alanine transaminase, translating into MSDEFPRIKRLPPYVFNITGELKASARRRGEDIIDFGMGNPDGATPPHIVEKMIEAARKQQTHRYSLSKGIPRLRKAICNWYEQRYGIELDPVTEAIVTIGSKEGIAHLCLAILDKGDTVLVPNPSYPIHIYGPVIAGADVLSIPITDSTDDFLARIQDVIPRMIPRPKVLIVNFPANPTAQCVDLAFFEKLVAVCKEYGVWLVHDLAYADIAFDGYVPPSVMQVPGAKDIAVEFFTLSKSYNMPGWRVGFMVGNPTLVGALARIKSYFDYGTFTPIQVASILALEGPQDCVKQICDVYRSRRDVLVNGLNKLGWPVEMPKATMFAWGKIPEQYRDLKSLEFSKLMLEQAKVAVSPGIGFGEYGDDFVRFSLIENEARTRQALRGIKQMFELR; encoded by the coding sequence GTGAGCGACGAATTTCCAAGAATCAAACGACTCCCCCCTTACGTCTTCAACATCACCGGAGAGCTGAAAGCCTCCGCCCGGCGCCGCGGCGAGGACATCATCGACTTCGGCATGGGAAACCCCGACGGCGCGACTCCCCCGCACATCGTCGAAAAGATGATTGAGGCGGCGCGCAAGCAGCAGACGCACCGCTACTCTCTCTCGAAGGGCATCCCCCGGCTGCGCAAGGCAATCTGCAACTGGTACGAGCAACGCTACGGGATCGAGCTTGACCCGGTCACCGAGGCCATCGTGACCATCGGCTCCAAGGAAGGCATCGCCCACCTTTGCCTGGCCATCCTCGACAAGGGCGACACGGTGCTTGTGCCCAACCCAAGCTATCCCATCCATATCTACGGCCCGGTCATCGCCGGGGCCGACGTTCTCAGCATCCCAATCACCGATTCGACCGACGACTTCCTCGCTCGCATCCAGGACGTCATTCCACGGATGATCCCGCGCCCGAAGGTCCTCATCGTCAACTTCCCTGCTAACCCGACCGCGCAGTGCGTCGACCTCGCCTTCTTCGAGAAGCTCGTCGCCGTCTGCAAGGAGTATGGCGTCTGGCTCGTGCACGATCTGGCCTATGCCGATATCGCGTTCGATGGCTACGTCCCCCCGAGCGTCATGCAGGTTCCGGGAGCGAAGGACATCGCCGTCGAGTTCTTCACACTTTCGAAGAGCTACAACATGCCCGGCTGGCGGGTCGGCTTCATGGTCGGGAACCCTACGCTGGTTGGCGCCCTCGCGCGCATCAAGAGCTACTTCGACTACGGCACCTTTACGCCGATCCAGGTCGCCTCGATCCTTGCCCTGGAAGGCCCGCAGGACTGCGTCAAGCAGATCTGCGACGTCTACCGCTCGCGCCGGGATGTCCTCGTCAACGGCCTCAACAAGCTCGGCTGGCCGGTGGAGATGCCGAAGGCCACCATGTTTGCATGGGGCAAGATTCCCGAGCAGTACCGCGATCTGAAGTCGCTGGAGTTCTCGAAGCTCATGCTCGAACAGGCGAAGGTGGCCGTCAGTCCCGGCATCGGCTTCGGCGAGTACGGCGACGACTTTGTGCGGTTTTCGCTCATCGAGAATGAGGCACGGACACGCCAGGCGCTCCGTGGCATCAAGCAAATGTTTGAGTTGCGATAA
- a CDS encoding cation:proton antiporter, which produces MTFFESLLTLLLVAVGLLQISRRLSLPYPAMLAAAGVAVAFVPGAPDIPIDPGTALALFVAPALLDAAFDFPPGAARRFWVPLVTFAVVAVFVTCAAVALLGHMLLGLPIAAAVALGAMVAPPDAAAATAVLNSTSIPQSTDAILKGESLFNDATALLLFNASLAVVAHGHLTGPIAIRLGLAAPGGVLFGIVAALLMRRIHPFVRDSLGGTLLQFCGTYLIWIAADHLGLSAVLSLVAYAMTLARTSEIIHNYTRMRVHSYAVWSSVVFALNVFAFLLMGMQVRTIVRQMQREHLYQALRFSAVVVLVVIVIRLVIVLTFNRVVSWRARAKGQKEPASLNQGILVGWSGIRGFVTLATAFALPSSFPHRDTVVLTAFSVVLVTLVVQGLTLAPLIRWLGLDQTDASERELQSARAALATVAIATLSHRSSPEAEQLRFVYSLDRDSAAGEAVSCRFEDYRKTGLIAIRAERKELERMRTRDQLGANLYLKLQEELDWRELTLLPEDHRQIEES; this is translated from the coding sequence ATGACCTTCTTCGAGAGTCTGCTCACGCTGCTTCTGGTCGCGGTCGGGCTGCTTCAGATCTCGCGGCGGCTGTCGCTGCCGTATCCGGCTATGCTGGCGGCGGCTGGGGTGGCGGTGGCGTTCGTGCCGGGGGCTCCGGATATTCCGATCGATCCGGGGACCGCGCTTGCGCTGTTTGTGGCTCCGGCGCTGCTGGATGCGGCGTTCGATTTTCCCCCGGGCGCGGCTCGGCGGTTCTGGGTTCCGCTGGTTACGTTCGCGGTGGTCGCGGTCTTCGTCACGTGCGCGGCGGTGGCGTTGCTCGGGCACATGCTACTTGGGCTTCCTATTGCCGCTGCCGTGGCTTTAGGGGCGATGGTGGCTCCTCCGGATGCGGCGGCTGCCACCGCGGTACTCAACTCGACCTCTATTCCGCAGAGCACGGATGCCATCCTCAAGGGCGAAAGCCTCTTCAACGATGCCACCGCGCTTCTCCTCTTCAACGCTTCTCTTGCTGTCGTGGCCCACGGACATCTCACCGGGCCAATCGCCATTCGTCTTGGTCTTGCTGCCCCCGGCGGCGTCCTGTTCGGGATCGTGGCCGCCCTGCTGATGCGGCGCATCCATCCCTTCGTGCGCGACAGCCTCGGAGGCACGCTTCTCCAATTCTGCGGAACCTACCTTATCTGGATCGCCGCAGACCACCTTGGACTGTCTGCTGTCCTGAGCCTCGTCGCCTACGCCATGACGCTGGCACGGACGTCGGAGATCATCCATAACTACACGCGCATGCGGGTCCACTCCTACGCCGTCTGGAGCTCGGTCGTCTTCGCGCTCAACGTCTTCGCCTTCCTGCTCATGGGCATGCAGGTTCGCACCATCGTCAGGCAGATGCAGCGAGAGCATCTGTACCAGGCTTTGCGCTTCTCGGCCGTGGTTGTGCTGGTGGTGATTGTCATCCGGCTCGTCATCGTTCTCACCTTCAATCGCGTGGTCTCATGGCGAGCCCGGGCCAAGGGCCAGAAGGAGCCCGCCTCGCTCAATCAAGGCATTCTCGTCGGCTGGAGCGGCATTCGAGGCTTCGTCACCCTCGCCACCGCGTTTGCGCTTCCTTCTTCCTTCCCGCACAGGGACACCGTAGTGCTTACCGCCTTCTCTGTCGTTCTCGTGACGCTCGTGGTGCAGGGTCTAACCCTCGCCCCGCTCATCCGCTGGCTCGGTCTCGATCAGACAGACGCCAGCGAGCGGGAGCTCCAGAGCGCACGCGCGGCTCTTGCCACCGTTGCTATCGCCACGCTGTCCCATCGATCCAGCCCGGAGGCGGAGCAGCTTCGCTTCGTCTACTCGCTCGACCGGGACAGTGCGGCGGGCGAAGCCGTCTCCTGCCGGTTTGAGGACTACCGGAAGACCGGGCTGATCGCCATCCGCGCCGAGCGGAAGGAGCTCGAACGCATGCGGACCCGCGACCAGCTTGGGGCGAACCTCTACCTCAAGCTCCAGGAAGAACTGGACTGGCGCGAACTGACCCTCCTGCCGGAAGATCATCGCCAGATCGAGGAGAGCTGA
- a CDS encoding pyridoxal phosphate-dependent decarboxylase family protein: MTPEEFRAYGHQLIDWLADYRATVADRPVMAKTEPGEIGASLPSAPPIDPEPFGDVLKDLDRVVMPGLSHWQHPRFFGYFPANSLEAGVLGDIASTGLGVLGLAWQSSPAITEVEDVVLGWMRQMVGLSEAWSGVIQDTASTSTLVALITARERATNYGLSRGGLQAEQQPLVVYVSAQSHSSVDKAALLAGFGRENVRLVPCDEKYAMRPELLDAMIQEDVAKGWVPCAVVATTGTTATTAIDPVAAIAEVARRHAIWLHVDAAMAGSAMILPECRWMWAGIEGADSLVINAHKWLGAPFDCSLYYVRDPEHLVRVMSTNPSFLQTSADGRVKNLRDWGIPLGRRFRALKLWFVIREQGVSGLQARLRRDMANAKMLAGMVEATEGWHVLAPVVLQTVCVRYEAKGMSGAELDAHTKGWAEAVNRSGEAYVTPATIDGRWMVRVSVGSVTTEAEDVRAVWAVMRRFAEA, translated from the coding sequence ATGACTCCGGAAGAGTTTCGCGCGTACGGGCATCAACTGATCGATTGGCTGGCGGATTACCGGGCTACGGTCGCGGACAGGCCAGTGATGGCCAAGACCGAACCGGGAGAGATCGGCGCTTCCCTGCCTTCCGCCCCACCCATTGACCCCGAGCCGTTTGGCGATGTGCTGAAGGATCTCGATCGCGTGGTGATGCCGGGGTTATCGCACTGGCAACATCCACGGTTTTTTGGGTACTTTCCGGCTAACTCGCTTGAGGCTGGGGTGCTCGGGGATATCGCGAGCACGGGGCTCGGAGTCCTTGGGCTGGCGTGGCAGTCGAGTCCGGCGATTACCGAGGTTGAGGATGTCGTGCTCGGGTGGATGCGGCAGATGGTCGGTCTGTCGGAGGCCTGGAGCGGGGTCATCCAGGATACGGCTTCGACGAGCACCCTGGTGGCTCTGATCACGGCCCGGGAGCGGGCCACGAACTACGGGCTAAGCCGGGGCGGATTGCAGGCCGAACAACAGCCGCTCGTGGTCTACGTGTCGGCGCAGAGCCATAGCTCGGTCGACAAGGCTGCGCTGCTGGCGGGTTTTGGGCGGGAGAATGTGCGGCTTGTGCCCTGCGACGAGAAGTATGCAATGCGGCCGGAGTTGCTGGACGCGATGATCCAGGAAGATGTCGCCAAGGGGTGGGTGCCGTGCGCGGTCGTTGCGACGACCGGGACAACGGCGACGACGGCGATCGATCCGGTCGCAGCGATCGCGGAGGTCGCGCGCCGCCATGCGATCTGGTTGCACGTCGATGCGGCAATGGCCGGCAGCGCAATGATTCTGCCGGAGTGCCGGTGGATGTGGGCGGGGATCGAGGGGGCGGACAGCCTCGTCATCAACGCGCATAAGTGGCTGGGCGCGCCGTTCGACTGCTCGCTGTATTACGTGCGGGACCCGGAGCACCTGGTGCGGGTGATGTCGACGAACCCGAGTTTTTTGCAGACGTCGGCGGATGGGCGGGTGAAGAATCTGCGGGACTGGGGTATTCCGCTGGGGAGACGGTTTCGGGCGTTGAAGCTGTGGTTTGTGATTCGGGAGCAGGGGGTTTCGGGGCTGCAGGCTCGGCTACGGCGGGATATGGCGAACGCGAAGATGCTGGCCGGGATGGTGGAGGCGACAGAGGGGTGGCACGTACTCGCGCCGGTGGTGCTGCAGACGGTTTGTGTGCGGTATGAGGCGAAAGGGATGAGCGGGGCGGAGTTGGACGCGCACACGAAGGGGTGGGCGGAGGCGGTGAACCGATCGGGTGAGGCGTATGTGACGCCGGCGACAATCGACGGGCGGTGGATGGTGCGGGTGTCGGTGGGGTCGGTGACGACCGAGGCTGAGGATGTGCGGGCGGTGTGGGCGGTGATGCGGCGGTTCGCAGAGGCGTGA
- a CDS encoding amidohydrolase family protein: MRVSLSVSALLFCLPFAGFAQGTATHKIITVHEGTDLAVTASPDHKTILMDLQGMIYSVPFAGGMAKRVTGPLVEASHPEYSPDGTSVAIQSYAGGTFHIWTMKPDGTGLKQITMGHGDDREPRWSPDGKTIAFASDRANKGSYDIWTVDVASGAVTQITTGENDEYEPAWSPDGKKIAYVNGVFVTGAPGVGGVMGKTVEAKDLASGETKTVASIGNAVGRIEAPSWSPDGKHLAYVQFFGAGMFVDSARLVVDGTPVTGPAGVKDDDAFPFPPVWLSADSILFTANGQILKADLAGHAMTAIPFTAGIESMRPIYKAKNFAFDAKASKQVLGIFSPALSPDGKQVAFVALNQLYLMTLGNPVPKALTHDTYYKQGPAWSPDGKTLAYVSDKDGVENVYLMDMATGAEKRVAPSPKAAQIFPAWSTDGKMMAFQEQDGATKLVDVATGAVSPLAPATFFPGRPAFAPGGKTVVIATVKPYTRRFREGTSSILSVDLATKKTQWFAPAPFESISTRTEDGPVYSPKGNEMAFIMDDLLYAMPVDAVGNPTGTAVALNAEVSDAPTYSGDGSKILYLSDGKMRLMDRATKAITPVAMNLTYTPMQPSASEKTLIHAGRIWTGVGAETQTDVDVLVAGNRIVSVSPHGKAPAGVKVIEAPGSTLLPGLWENHSHPNSDSSIYYGDRLGRLWMVYGITTLRDMADQAYRAAMQKEAFLSGAAMGPRLFATGEAIDGERTYYPMMIPTTSEAQLHREFERLHALDFDFMKLYVRLPYTWVVEGVKYAHETMGVQTAGHYLLPAVALGNDGMSHVSATARTGYAYSRSMTGASYSDVRSLMAESGTWTTSTLLNQGVIAEMPEMADDNRYNLAPPWEKDRLQKGRDAAMHSDQTANLDRVMREEATVKGVIEQKGMFIGGTDSPLDLPSTSLHLNLISQVKYGLKPWQALQTVTSRAALAAGVSKDLGTIAPGYLADMILVSGDPLTEIKDVTKVQCVMKNGEMHSVAEIMAPFVKSDVGMDICPAK; the protein is encoded by the coding sequence ATGCGCGTTTCGCTTTCTGTATCGGCTCTGCTGTTCTGTCTTCCCTTTGCTGGTTTCGCCCAAGGCACCGCGACTCACAAGATCATTACCGTGCATGAGGGGACGGACCTTGCGGTGACGGCGTCGCCGGATCATAAGACTATCCTGATGGATCTGCAGGGGATGATCTATTCGGTTCCATTTGCAGGCGGTATGGCGAAGCGGGTGACAGGGCCTTTGGTGGAGGCTTCGCATCCGGAGTATTCGCCGGACGGGACGAGTGTAGCCATCCAGTCTTACGCCGGCGGAACGTTTCATATCTGGACGATGAAGCCGGATGGGACGGGCCTGAAGCAGATCACGATGGGGCATGGGGATGACCGGGAGCCGCGCTGGTCTCCGGACGGGAAGACGATCGCGTTCGCTTCGGACCGCGCGAACAAGGGCTCGTACGATATCTGGACCGTCGACGTCGCGAGTGGGGCGGTGACGCAGATTACGACCGGCGAGAACGATGAGTATGAGCCGGCGTGGTCTCCGGATGGGAAGAAGATTGCCTATGTGAACGGCGTGTTTGTTACGGGCGCTCCGGGTGTGGGCGGGGTGATGGGGAAGACGGTCGAGGCGAAGGATCTTGCGTCGGGTGAAACGAAGACGGTGGCTTCGATCGGGAATGCCGTAGGAAGAATCGAGGCTCCGAGCTGGTCCCCGGACGGAAAGCACCTGGCGTATGTGCAGTTCTTTGGCGCGGGGATGTTTGTGGACTCGGCGCGGCTTGTGGTGGATGGGACCCCAGTCACCGGGCCTGCGGGTGTGAAGGATGACGACGCATTTCCTTTCCCGCCGGTGTGGCTCTCGGCGGATTCGATCCTGTTTACGGCTAACGGGCAGATCCTGAAGGCCGACCTTGCCGGTCATGCGATGACGGCGATTCCCTTTACTGCAGGCATCGAGTCGATGCGACCAATTTATAAGGCGAAGAACTTTGCGTTCGATGCGAAGGCTTCGAAGCAAGTGCTCGGGATCTTCTCGCCTGCGTTATCGCCAGATGGGAAGCAGGTGGCGTTCGTCGCGCTAAACCAGCTTTACCTGATGACGCTTGGTAACCCGGTGCCGAAGGCGCTGACGCATGACACGTACTACAAGCAGGGACCGGCGTGGTCTCCCGACGGAAAGACGCTTGCATATGTGTCTGACAAGGATGGCGTCGAGAACGTCTACCTGATGGACATGGCCACGGGCGCGGAGAAGCGGGTGGCGCCGTCGCCCAAGGCTGCACAGATCTTTCCAGCGTGGTCCACGGACGGGAAGATGATGGCATTCCAGGAGCAGGATGGGGCGACGAAGTTAGTAGATGTGGCGACAGGGGCGGTGTCTCCGCTGGCTCCGGCCACATTCTTTCCGGGACGGCCTGCGTTTGCGCCGGGTGGAAAGACGGTCGTGATTGCGACGGTGAAGCCTTATACGAGACGGTTCCGCGAAGGGACGAGCTCGATTCTTTCAGTCGACCTTGCGACAAAGAAAACGCAGTGGTTTGCTCCGGCTCCGTTTGAGTCGATCTCGACCCGGACCGAGGATGGCCCCGTGTATTCGCCGAAGGGCAACGAGATGGCGTTCATCATGGACGACCTGCTGTATGCCATGCCGGTGGACGCTGTCGGGAACCCGACGGGTACGGCTGTCGCTTTGAACGCCGAGGTCTCGGATGCCCCGACTTACAGCGGCGATGGTTCGAAGATTCTGTATCTGTCGGACGGCAAGATGCGTTTGATGGACCGGGCGACGAAGGCGATTACTCCAGTCGCGATGAACCTGACGTATACGCCTATGCAGCCGAGCGCCTCCGAGAAGACGCTGATCCATGCGGGGCGGATTTGGACGGGTGTTGGGGCTGAGACGCAGACGGACGTGGATGTGCTGGTGGCGGGTAACAGGATCGTCTCGGTGAGCCCGCACGGGAAGGCTCCGGCGGGGGTGAAGGTGATCGAAGCTCCCGGGTCGACGCTGTTGCCTGGGCTCTGGGAGAACCACTCCCATCCAAACTCGGACTCTTCGATCTACTATGGCGACCGGCTGGGCCGGCTTTGGATGGTGTACGGGATCACGACGCTGCGAGATATGGCGGACCAGGCCTACCGCGCGGCGATGCAGAAGGAGGCTTTCCTTTCGGGTGCGGCGATGGGGCCTCGTCTGTTCGCCACCGGCGAGGCGATCGACGGCGAGAGAACGTACTACCCGATGATGATTCCGACGACGAGCGAGGCGCAGTTGCATCGCGAGTTCGAGAGGCTGCATGCGCTCGATTTCGACTTCATGAAGCTTTACGTCAGGCTCCCGTACACGTGGGTCGTCGAAGGCGTGAAGTATGCGCACGAGACGATGGGCGTGCAGACGGCGGGCCACTACCTGCTGCCAGCGGTCGCACTTGGCAATGATGGGATGAGCCATGTGTCGGCTACGGCGAGGACGGGATATGCGTACTCGCGATCGATGACGGGGGCGAGTTACTCGGATGTGCGTTCGCTGATGGCGGAGTCGGGAACGTGGACGACGAGCACGCTGCTGAACCAGGGCGTGATTGCCGAGATGCCGGAGATGGCGGATGACAACCGCTATAACCTCGCTCCGCCCTGGGAGAAGGACCGTCTGCAGAAGGGCCGGGATGCGGCGATGCACTCGGACCAGACCGCGAACCTTGACCGCGTGATGCGGGAGGAGGCGACCGTGAAAGGCGTCATCGAGCAGAAGGGTATGTTTATCGGTGGGACGGATTCTCCGCTGGATCTTCCTTCGACGTCCCTGCACTTGAACCTCATCTCGCAGGTGAAGTATGGGCTGAAGCCGTGGCAGGCGCTGCAGACGGTGACGAGCCGGGCGGCGCTGGCGGCGGGGGTTTCGAAGGACCTGGGGACGATTGCGCCGGGGTATCTCGCCGATATGATCCTCGTGTCGGGCGATCCGCTGACCGAGATCAAGGATGTGACGAAGGTGCAGTGCGTGATGAAGAACGGAGAGATGCACTCGGTGGCGGAGATCATGGCTCCATTTGTGAAGTCGGACGTGGGCATGGATATCTGCCCAGCGAAGTAG